In Longimicrobiaceae bacterium, one genomic interval encodes:
- a CDS encoding DUF4402 domain-containing protein has protein sequence MVLLSRRAARFRAILTAALALAGVAVWTPARAQAAKRTVTAGLGDRLTIVQPPMTIDGVKGLNFGTLTPGIPVTVLPTSVQAGEGRGTGADFVHSITTTLTLPTVLTGPGGATLPVSFNGNYAGSCEINNSNVCDVASRQTWNPVVTPTHTDTPFNTGPGNTYRYPRYSVYVGGRVTPAASQRAGVYTGTIGITVVWN, from the coding sequence GTGGTCCTGCTCTCTCGCCGCGCGGCCCGTTTCCGGGCCATCCTGACCGCCGCACTGGCTCTTGCCGGTGTGGCGGTCTGGACGCCCGCGCGGGCGCAGGCCGCGAAGCGCACGGTCACCGCGGGGCTCGGCGACAGGCTGACCATCGTCCAGCCGCCGATGACCATAGACGGGGTGAAGGGGCTGAACTTCGGCACCCTCACGCCGGGCATCCCGGTGACGGTGCTCCCCACCAGCGTGCAGGCGGGCGAGGGGCGGGGGACGGGTGCCGACTTCGTGCACTCCATCACCACCACGCTCACCCTGCCTACGGTGCTGACGGGGCCCGGCGGCGCGACGCTGCCGGTGAGCTTCAACGGCAACTACGCCGGCTCGTGCGAGATCAACAACTCGAACGTGTGCGACGTGGCCAGCCGGCAGACGTGGAACCCCGTCGTCACCCCCACGCACACCGACACCCCGTTCAACACGGGTCCGGGCAACACCTACCGGTATCCGCGCTACTCCGTGTACGTGGGCGGCAGGGTGACGCCGGCAGCGTCGCAGCGCGCCGGCGTCTACACCGGCACCATCGGCATTACCGTCGTCTGGAACTGA
- a CDS encoding glycine--tRNA ligase, which yields DYGPLGVELKRNVKEAWWRAMVHENDDIEGLDAAILMHPRVWEASGHVAEFTDPLVECGNCHRRYREDILQGEAGTTEMKSIRCPACGVTGQWSEPRQFNLMFKTFMGPVEEDASVVYLRPETAQGIFVNFLNVQQSARQKVPFGIAQIGKAFRNEITPGNFTFRTREFEQMEMQFFVEPGSDDAHFEQWKERRMRWMTESLGLAADRLRFHEHAPDKLAHYAKAAFDIEFFFGGTIGDGGWGEVEGIHNRTDFDLRQHQDFSGKKLEYVDTVAGKRYLPYIIETSVGADRVTLAVMANAYREETVEGETRTVLALKPSLAPVKAGIFPLVKKDGMPERATAIHEALRRRGIQSVYEESNSIGKRYRREDEAGTPYCFTIDGETMESGTVTVRDRDTMEQTRISEDHIIPFLQERLG from the coding sequence GGGACTACGGCCCGCTGGGCGTGGAGCTGAAGCGGAACGTGAAGGAGGCGTGGTGGCGCGCCATGGTGCACGAGAACGACGACATCGAGGGTCTCGATGCGGCCATCCTCATGCACCCGCGCGTGTGGGAGGCGTCGGGCCACGTGGCCGAGTTCACCGACCCGCTGGTGGAGTGCGGCAACTGCCACCGCCGCTACCGCGAAGACATCCTGCAGGGCGAGGCCGGCACGACCGAGATGAAGTCCATCCGCTGCCCGGCGTGCGGCGTGACGGGGCAGTGGAGCGAGCCGCGCCAGTTCAACCTGATGTTCAAGACCTTCATGGGGCCGGTGGAGGAGGATGCGAGCGTGGTGTACCTGCGGCCGGAGACGGCGCAGGGCATCTTCGTCAACTTCCTGAACGTGCAGCAGAGCGCGCGGCAGAAGGTGCCGTTCGGCATCGCGCAGATCGGCAAGGCGTTCCGGAACGAGATCACGCCCGGCAACTTCACCTTCCGCACGCGCGAGTTCGAGCAGATGGAGATGCAGTTCTTCGTCGAGCCCGGCAGCGACGACGCCCACTTCGAGCAGTGGAAGGAGCGGCGGATGCGGTGGATGACGGAGTCGCTGGGCCTGGCCGCCGACCGGCTGCGCTTCCACGAGCACGCGCCCGACAAGCTGGCGCACTACGCCAAGGCCGCGTTCGACATCGAGTTCTTCTTCGGCGGCACCATCGGCGACGGGGGCTGGGGCGAGGTGGAGGGCATCCACAACCGCACCGACTTCGACCTGCGGCAGCACCAGGACTTCTCCGGCAAGAAGCTGGAGTACGTGGACACGGTGGCCGGCAAGCGCTACCTGCCGTACATCATCGAGACCTCCGTCGGCGCGGACCGCGTGACGCTGGCCGTGATGGCGAACGCCTACCGCGAGGAGACGGTGGAGGGCGAGACGCGCACGGTGCTGGCGCTCAAGCCGTCGCTGGCGCCGGTCAAGGCCGGCATCTTCCCGCTGGTGAAGAAGGACGGCATGCCCGAGCGCGCCACCGCCATCCACGAGGCGCTGCGCCGCCGCGGCATCCAGAGCGTGTACGAGGAGTCCAACTCCATCGGCAAGCGCTACCGCCGCGAGGACGAGGCGGGCACGCCGTACTGCTTCACCATCGACGGCGAGACCATGGAGAGCGGCACGGTGACCGTCCGCGACCGCGACACCATGGAGCAGACGCGCATCTCCGAAGACCACATCATCCCGTTCCTCCAGGAGCGCCTCGGTTGA